One segment of Desulfovibrio sp. JC010 DNA contains the following:
- a CDS encoding NAD-dependent epimerase/dehydratase family protein, translating into MNNAKVLVTGGAGAIGLNLIERLLGAGASSVMVLDDLSSGYKNYLPDDGRITFVKADIGQIETYREEMDAFKPDYVFHLAAHFANQNSVDHPFRDVQANIIGTMNLLEICKENKGLKKFVYTSSSCVYGNAEVMNERDYIYPHETPYAINKYTAELYVKYYASMFNIPSVSIRVFNTYGPYEPHGAYRNVIPNFIVRAMKGEPLFITGDGTETRDFTFVGNTAQLLTLAALSEVADGDIFNGGTGKPTKIIDLARLIIEFTGSSSEIVFKERRNWDAVKDRLSDISKSWKVLGYDPEVPLEEGLKRTVDWYMNDYEIED; encoded by the coding sequence ATGAATAATGCCAAAGTGCTTGTAACCGGCGGTGCCGGTGCCATCGGACTCAATCTGATTGAAAGACTGCTTGGAGCCGGAGCATCTTCCGTAATGGTTCTTGATGACCTTTCTTCCGGATACAAAAACTACCTGCCCGACGACGGACGGATCACCTTTGTCAAAGCCGACATCGGTCAGATTGAGACTTATCGCGAAGAAATGGACGCGTTTAAGCCGGACTATGTTTTCCATCTAGCCGCGCACTTTGCCAACCAGAACTCAGTGGACCATCCTTTCAGGGATGTACAGGCCAATATCATCGGCACCATGAATCTGCTGGAAATCTGCAAGGAGAACAAAGGGCTGAAAAAATTCGTCTACACTTCCTCTTCCTGCGTGTACGGCAACGCTGAAGTCATGAACGAAAGGGATTACATCTACCCCCATGAAACCCCCTACGCCATCAACAAATATACTGCGGAATTGTACGTGAAGTACTATGCTTCCATGTTCAATATTCCGTCTGTTTCCATCCGCGTTTTCAACACCTACGGACCGTATGAACCGCACGGGGCCTACCGCAACGTAATCCCCAACTTCATTGTCCGGGCCATGAAGGGCGAACCTCTTTTCATTACCGGAGACGGCACCGAGACCCGCGATTTCACCTTCGTGGGCAACACCGCCCAACTGCTGACTCTGGCCGCACTCTCAGAAGTAGCCGACGGTGACATTTTCAACGGCGGCACAGGCAAGCCGACCAAGATCATCGACCTTGCCAGACTGATCATCGAATTTACCGGATCTTCCTCTGAAATAGTCTTCAAAGAACGACGCAACTGGGATGCGGTAAAAGACCGCCTCTCCGACATTTCCAAATCATGGAAAGTTCTGGGTTATGACCCGGAAGTGCCTCTTGAGGAAGGACTCAAAAGGACTGTGGACTGGTACATGAATGATTACGAAATTGAAGACTAA
- a CDS encoding ABC transporter ATP-binding protein, with the protein MIKKIKALLTPAQKRSMIGLVFMSILISGIETVGISAILPFISVAGDFSLLQNNEYYHFVYTFLGFSTATSFVITFGAVLIGFYIFRGIFNLSYMYLIHKYSQGICLSLATRLFSNYVHIKYQDMTTRNSSDLSKKLITETSFAATYFYSLLLLISELFVSSFLYIALLVVNWKITLVITVFLGVMVLFLVKVVTSLIKKEGLKRNAHQEVYYRTISETLGNLKFIKLLSGEKTAVDALHKSGQGYVSALVLNSTYNNVPRLSLESIGFSMLIAAMIFALMHGYNITEVIPVVSLFALAMYRLLPSVNRILSSYNNMVYYTKTIDLLYEDYNIETHDLGDEPLEFNKEISIKDLTFGYTEEPVLKNISMNIKKGEKIALIGESGAGKSTLADIIIGMYTSYAGEINIDGQRMSEENLLSWRSRIGYIPQSIYLVDSNAANNVVFGREYDEDKVRRSFEKAEIMDFLNTQQGLQTMVGENGMQLSGGQKQRIGIARAIYGDPDVYILDEATSALDKETEARIMDQIFEVSAGKTLIIIAHRLSTIERCDKVYRIEDKGISRIDKSSISELTLPENTEEEESCASE; encoded by the coding sequence ATGATCAAAAAGATCAAAGCACTTTTAACACCGGCCCAGAAACGAAGCATGATCGGGCTGGTCTTTATGTCCATCCTTATCTCCGGCATTGAGACAGTGGGCATCTCGGCCATACTGCCTTTCATTTCCGTTGCCGGTGATTTTTCATTGTTGCAGAACAATGAATACTATCACTTTGTCTACACCTTTCTGGGCTTCAGCACTGCCACATCATTCGTGATCACATTTGGGGCCGTGCTGATCGGCTTTTATATTTTCAGGGGCATATTCAACCTCAGTTATATGTACCTGATCCATAAGTATTCTCAGGGCATATGCCTCTCGCTGGCAACCCGGCTGTTCTCCAATTACGTTCATATCAAATATCAGGATATGACCACCCGCAACAGCTCCGACCTGTCCAAAAAACTTATCACCGAAACCAGCTTTGCAGCCACTTATTTTTATTCCCTGCTGCTGCTCATTTCAGAGCTTTTTGTCTCATCTTTTCTGTATATCGCTTTGCTGGTGGTCAACTGGAAAATAACACTGGTCATTACCGTATTTCTGGGCGTAATGGTCCTTTTCTTGGTCAAAGTGGTAACGTCCCTGATCAAAAAAGAGGGTCTGAAACGCAACGCTCATCAGGAAGTTTACTACCGCACAATCAGCGAAACACTGGGCAACCTGAAATTCATCAAGCTGCTCTCCGGCGAGAAGACCGCTGTGGATGCCCTGCATAAATCAGGACAGGGTTACGTAAGCGCGCTGGTCCTGAACAGCACTTACAACAACGTACCCCGGCTCTCACTGGAAAGCATCGGCTTTTCCATGCTCATCGCCGCCATGATCTTCGCGCTGATGCACGGCTATAACATTACCGAAGTCATCCCCGTTGTTTCACTCTTCGCGCTGGCCATGTACCGTCTACTGCCTTCGGTGAACCGCATTCTGAGCAGCTACAACAACATGGTCTACTACACCAAGACCATCGACCTGCTCTACGAAGATTACAACATCGAGACCCATGATCTTGGTGACGAACCTCTTGAGTTCAACAAAGAAATCAGCATCAAAGACCTGACCTTCGGCTACACGGAAGAACCGGTCCTGAAAAATATTTCCATGAACATCAAAAAGGGTGAGAAAATCGCCCTCATCGGTGAAAGCGGTGCCGGGAAGTCCACCCTCGCCGACATCATCATCGGCATGTACACCTCCTATGCGGGAGAAATTAATATCGACGGCCAGCGCATGTCCGAAGAAAACCTGCTCTCATGGCGCAGCAGGATCGGTTACATCCCGCAGTCCATTTATCTTGTTGATTCCAATGCCGCCAACAACGTTGTTTTCGGCCGCGAATACGATGAAGACAAAGTCCGCCGTTCATTTGAAAAAGCAGAGATCATGGACTTCCTGAACACCCAGCAGGGACTGCAGACCATGGTCGGCGAAAACGGCATGCAGCTTTCCGGGGGCCAGAAACAACGCATCGGCATTGCCCGCGCAATTTACGGCGATCCGGATGTTTACATTCTTGATGAAGCCACTTCGGCTTTGGACAAAGAGACCGAAGCAAGAATCATGGACCAGATTTTCGAAGTCAGCGCAGGTAAAACCCTGATCATCATTGCCCACCGCCTTTCCACCATTGAGCGTTGCGACAAGGTCTACCGCATCGAGGACAAGGGAATTTCCCGGATCGACAAAAGCTCTATCTCCGAACTGACCCTGCCCGAAAACACGGAAGAGGAAGAATCATGCGCATCGGAATAA
- a CDS encoding cytidylyltransferase domain-containing protein codes for MRIGIIVQARMSSSRLPGKMMMEADGKPMIWYVMSSLAKCSGVDELILSTSDLESDDPLAEYSAAQGYPVFRGPLEDVAGRFMRTIEEFKLDAFVRICGDSPLVDNRLVDEAVSLFKSGEYDIVSNIIKRTYPKGQSVEVISSPTFKRLFDAGMDEHDREHVTPKIYRNLESLKSFSMESENNCGTVQLSVDTPEDFASFETMLAKMDKEHFEYTWQEKLTLLDKDKKCLK; via the coding sequence ATGCGCATCGGAATAATCGTTCAGGCCCGCATGAGTTCATCCCGTTTGCCGGGCAAAATGATGATGGAAGCGGACGGCAAACCCATGATCTGGTATGTCATGAGCAGCCTTGCCAAATGCAGTGGTGTGGACGAACTCATCCTTTCCACTTCCGACCTTGAATCCGACGATCCACTTGCGGAATATAGCGCAGCGCAGGGCTATCCGGTTTTCCGGGGACCGCTGGAAGATGTTGCAGGCCGTTTCATGCGTACCATCGAAGAATTCAAGCTGGACGCATTCGTACGCATCTGCGGGGACAGCCCGCTGGTGGACAATCGCCTAGTGGACGAAGCGGTCTCACTCTTCAAATCAGGTGAATACGACATCGTCTCGAACATAATCAAGCGGACCTACCCTAAAGGACAATCCGTTGAAGTCATTTCCTCCCCAACGTTCAAAAGGCTTTTCGACGCAGGCATGGACGAACATGACCGTGAACACGTGACTCCGAAAATTTACCGTAATCTGGAATCGCTGAAATCTTTCAGTATGGAATCAGAAAATAATTGCGGAACTGTGCAGCTTTCGGTTGATACTCCCGAAGATTTTGCTTCTTTTGAAACCATGCTGGCAAAGATGGATAAAGAACATTTCGAATATACATGGCAGGAAAAACTGACCCTGCTGGATAAGGATAAAAAATGCTTAAAGTAG
- a CDS encoding Gfo/Idh/MocA family protein: MLKVGVIGLGVGEAHAYNFAADERCEVIALCDFDSEKMDKVAGKIPDAALFTDADKLLDLDLDIAVVAGFDDSHHAQIMKALGRGMHIFAEKPMCLFEKEAIEIRKKVAETGKFISSNLCLRTAPLFTSAREAVQSGKMGDIFHMEGDYLWGRLHKLDGGWRSKMDFYSITYGAAVHMIDLLMWIYGKKPVEVFAYGNNIGGRAVKFPFDDFSVALLKFEDGVTAKVTANGGCAHPHFHKVEIMGTDATFSHTPLGSKWTQSRDYNDTPRDAGDGYPAREERWKVISTFVDSITNNKEMSLISGNDVFDTMSVCFAVERSLQSGKAETVKYL, from the coding sequence ATGCTTAAAGTAGGCGTAATCGGTCTTGGGGTCGGCGAGGCCCACGCATATAACTTCGCAGCGGATGAACGTTGTGAAGTGATCGCCCTTTGCGACTTCGATTCAGAAAAAATGGACAAGGTCGCCGGAAAAATTCCAGATGCCGCCCTGTTCACTGATGCCGACAAGCTCCTTGACCTGGATCTCGACATTGCCGTGGTTGCCGGATTCGATGATTCCCATCATGCGCAGATCATGAAAGCTCTTGGACGCGGAATGCATATTTTTGCGGAAAAACCCATGTGTCTCTTTGAAAAAGAGGCAATCGAGATCAGGAAAAAGGTCGCTGAGACAGGTAAATTCATCAGCTCCAACCTCTGTTTGCGCACCGCTCCTTTGTTTACAAGCGCGCGCGAAGCTGTGCAAAGCGGAAAAATGGGCGATATTTTCCATATGGAAGGGGACTATCTCTGGGGCAGGCTACATAAACTGGACGGCGGCTGGCGCAGTAAAATGGATTTTTATTCCATCACCTACGGCGCGGCTGTCCACATGATCGATCTGCTCATGTGGATTTACGGCAAAAAGCCGGTTGAAGTATTTGCCTACGGCAACAACATCGGCGGGCGGGCTGTAAAATTTCCCTTTGATGATTTTTCCGTGGCCCTGCTCAAATTCGAAGACGGAGTCACCGCCAAGGTCACTGCCAACGGCGGCTGCGCCCATCCCCATTTCCACAAGGTGGAGATAATGGGTACAGATGCCACCTTCAGCCACACCCCGCTGGGCAGCAAGTGGACCCAGTCCCGTGACTACAACGACACCCCGCGCGATGCCGGGGACGGCTACCCCGCCCGCGAGGAACGCTGGAAGGTGATTTCCACCTTTGTTGATTCCATAACAAACAATAAGGAAATGTCGCTTATCAGCGGCAACGATGTATTTGATACCATGTCTGTCTGCTTTGCGGTGGAACGCTCTCTGCAATCAGGCAAGGCTGAAACCGTTAAATATTTATAG
- a CDS encoding DegT/DnrJ/EryC1/StrS aminotransferase family protein, whose protein sequence is MRKVTFGKPIIGDEERNAVQKVLEGTLLVHGPIAKQFEADFASYTGSEACVSVSSCTAGLHLCYFDMGLGAGDEVIVPAQTHVATAHAVELCGAKPVFVDAEIKSGNIDISKIEERITPRTKAISVVHFLGLPVAMDKVCAIAEKHGLKVIEDCALAIGGRYKGKHVGLWGDAGAYSFYPVKHITTAEGGVVITKHEDLAARLVHKKAFGVDRNVTERKEPGIYDVTDLGFNYRMNEMQAAIGIEQMKRIDGFLEKRKANYDTLYAGLENIDGVTLFEKPGADFENSHYCLSIILDEKMRADRSKLVKAINDKGVGTSVYYPSPVPYFTYYKEKYPVTGDEYPVASAISYGSIALPVGPHLGAEDMEYVAEMVKKSVGEVF, encoded by the coding sequence ATGAGAAAAGTAACTTTCGGAAAACCTATCATCGGCGATGAAGAAAGAAACGCCGTACAGAAAGTCCTTGAAGGCACCCTGCTGGTTCACGGTCCCATTGCCAAACAGTTCGAAGCGGACTTCGCATCCTACACCGGATCCGAAGCCTGTGTTTCCGTTTCCTCCTGCACCGCAGGTCTGCACCTCTGCTATTTCGATATGGGCCTCGGCGCAGGCGACGAAGTTATCGTTCCCGCCCAGACCCACGTTGCCACCGCCCACGCGGTCGAACTCTGCGGTGCCAAGCCCGTGTTCGTAGACGCTGAGATCAAATCCGGTAACATCGATATCTCCAAAATCGAAGAGCGCATCACCCCGCGCACCAAGGCCATCAGCGTTGTCCACTTCCTCGGCCTGCCCGTTGCCATGGACAAAGTCTGCGCCATTGCTGAAAAGCACGGCCTCAAAGTAATCGAAGACTGCGCGCTGGCCATCGGCGGACGCTACAAAGGCAAGCATGTCGGACTCTGGGGCGATGCCGGTGCCTACTCCTTCTATCCGGTCAAGCACATCACCACCGCAGAAGGCGGCGTGGTCATCACCAAACACGAAGACCTGGCTGCGCGTCTGGTGCACAAAAAAGCTTTCGGCGTTGACCGCAACGTTACCGAGCGCAAAGAGCCCGGCATCTACGATGTAACCGACCTCGGCTTCAACTACCGCATGAACGAAATGCAGGCCGCCATCGGCATCGAGCAGATGAAACGCATTGACGGCTTTCTCGAAAAAAGAAAAGCCAACTACGACACCCTCTACGCCGGACTGGAAAACATCGACGGCGTCACCCTCTTTGAAAAACCCGGTGCAGATTTCGAAAACAGTCACTACTGCCTTAGCATCATCCTTGATGAAAAGATGCGCGCCGACCGCTCCAAGCTGGTCAAAGCCATCAACGACAAGGGCGTAGGCACCAGCGTATACTACCCCAGCCCGGTTCCCTACTTCACCTACTACAAGGAAAAGTACCCCGTAACCGGCGACGAGTACCCGGTAGCAAGTGCCATCAGCTACGGTTCCATCGCCCTGCCCGTAGGTCCCCACCTCGGCGCGGAAGATATGGAATATGTTGCTGAAATGGTTAAAAAGAGCGTTGGCGAAGTATTCTAA
- a CDS encoding formyltransferase family protein, which translates to MKIALLTTETKHHCLFVEKFLKYFPIDLIIVETESVSAPFDTAHSFEAEREDFELEQFFKGDTPSLENYCPVHESRNINEPGVLEAMGRHNIDTVIVFGTSFIKGELLSRYKGSMINLHGGDTELYRGLDTHLWAIYHNDFDSVVTTLHLVDENLDTGHIIAKGQINLSNVNTLAELRAENTLLCVELTVSAIAHFEKLGRFVTSKQRSLGRYYSFMPKDLKDVCVRKYNRYRDKL; encoded by the coding sequence GTGAAGATCGCCCTTTTGACGACTGAAACCAAACACCACTGCCTGTTTGTGGAAAAGTTTTTAAAATATTTTCCCATCGACCTGATCATTGTCGAGACCGAATCTGTTTCTGCTCCCTTTGATACAGCGCATTCCTTTGAGGCTGAACGGGAAGACTTTGAACTGGAACAGTTTTTCAAGGGCGACACCCCCTCATTGGAAAATTACTGCCCGGTCCATGAATCCCGGAATATCAATGAACCGGGAGTACTTGAAGCCATGGGCAGACATAACATTGATACCGTCATCGTCTTCGGAACTTCCTTTATCAAAGGAGAGCTGCTCAGCAGATACAAGGGCTCGATGATCAATCTCCATGGCGGGGATACCGAGCTTTACAGGGGACTGGATACCCACCTCTGGGCCATCTACCACAACGATTTTGATTCCGTAGTGACCACCCTGCACCTTGTGGATGAAAATCTGGACACCGGCCATATTATCGCCAAAGGTCAAATCAATCTTTCCAATGTAAACACTTTGGCGGAGTTACGGGCGGAAAACACCCTGCTCTGCGTGGAACTTACCGTCAGTGCCATTGCACACTTTGAAAAGCTGGGCCGCTTTGTAACCTCAAAACAAAGAAGCCTTGGCCGCTACTACTCTTTCATGCCCAAAGACCTTAAAGATGTCTGCGTTAGAAAATACAATAGATACAGGGACAAATTATAA
- a CDS encoding polysaccharide deacetylase family protein — protein MIKKYVDSLADDKLVIFLFHGVITDDTTYQVRNYIRKHLNESFFDQLIAELAKTGTPVSMDEVVNISSGKMEAPVKPYAITFDDGFENNFSIAAPILEKHNTPATFYISTQLIDENEMSWIDKIEWCFEELDSFSIQLPGTSEKSLLSDAESKMDGLRQIRKYVKSNSDVNPDEVVGDIFQQLGLEVITDSSDPIDQKMSWEQVGKLAENPLFIVGGHTHTHTIMSYLSAEGLAEEVDTCLGLINQNCAFSPTHFSYPEGQENHYSPKVISYLKNKGIICSPTAIDGVNNLNTDPFELRRISVVDQ, from the coding sequence ATGATAAAAAAATACGTAGACAGCCTTGCCGACGATAAGCTGGTCATTTTCCTGTTCCACGGTGTAATCACTGACGACACCACCTATCAGGTGCGTAACTACATCCGCAAACACCTGAACGAATCTTTTTTTGACCAGCTCATTGCCGAACTTGCAAAAACAGGCACCCCTGTTTCAATGGATGAGGTGGTTAATATTTCCAGTGGTAAAATGGAAGCTCCTGTAAAACCCTATGCCATCACCTTTGATGACGGCTTTGAAAATAATTTTTCCATCGCGGCGCCTATTCTTGAAAAGCACAACACCCCGGCAACATTCTACATTTCCACCCAGCTCATTGATGAAAATGAGATGTCATGGATCGATAAAATTGAATGGTGCTTTGAAGAACTGGACAGCTTTTCAATTCAGCTGCCGGGAACATCTGAAAAATCCCTGCTAAGCGATGCCGAGTCCAAAATGGACGGACTGCGCCAGATCAGAAAATACGTGAAAAGCAATTCCGATGTGAACCCGGATGAGGTTGTCGGTGATATTTTTCAGCAGCTTGGCCTTGAGGTCATTACTGACAGCAGTGATCCCATCGATCAGAAGATGTCATGGGAGCAGGTCGGCAAGTTGGCGGAAAACCCGCTGTTCATTGTCGGCGGACACACCCATACCCACACCATCATGTCCTACCTTTCAGCTGAAGGACTGGCCGAAGAGGTGGACACCTGTCTTGGACTGATCAACCAAAACTGTGCGTTCAGCCCGACCCATTTTTCATATCCTGAAGGTCAGGAAAACCATTACTCACCGAAAGTAATCAGCTACCTGAAAAACAAAGGGATTATTTGCAGCCCGACGGCAATAGACGGAGTTAACAATCTCAACACGGATCCGTTTGAGTTGAGACGAATTTCAGTTGTTGACCAGTAG
- a CDS encoding formyltransferase family protein, with product MRISFLVHPLSWLSPEEAEKRFKPMLSKYTAEDNISFLDKPEGEGDIMIALHYPRLIPEQALTLHKHNINIHAADLPTGRGRSPIHWQVEEGKNEIVISLFEIAAGADDGDIYHKSIFRLEGHELLEEIRDKVIAKEIEMIEYFLANYPLEANKQVGEPSYYEKRGPECQKIDPDLSIREQFNQFRVADNSKYPIWFELDGHKYVLKIEEKNKN from the coding sequence ATGAGAATTTCATTTCTTGTACATCCCTTAAGCTGGCTGAGCCCGGAAGAAGCTGAAAAAAGATTCAAGCCTATGCTCAGCAAATACACCGCTGAGGACAATATTTCATTTCTGGATAAGCCGGAAGGAGAAGGCGATATAATGATTGCCCTTCACTATCCCAGACTTATTCCTGAACAAGCTCTTACATTACATAAGCACAACATCAATATTCATGCGGCAGACCTTCCCACAGGAAGAGGCAGATCCCCCATCCACTGGCAGGTGGAAGAAGGAAAGAATGAAATTGTCATTTCCCTTTTCGAAATAGCCGCCGGAGCAGATGACGGGGATATTTACCACAAATCCATATTCAGACTTGAAGGCCATGAACTTCTGGAAGAAATAAGAGACAAAGTCATTGCTAAAGAGATTGAAATGATTGAATACTTTCTCGCAAACTACCCTCTAGAAGCGAACAAACAGGTTGGCGAACCATCCTACTACGAAAAACGGGGGCCTGAATGCCAGAAAATTGACCCAGATCTTTCAATACGTGAACAGTTCAACCAGTTCCGGGTAGCTGACAACAGCAAATATCCAATCTGGTTTGAGCTTGACGGTCATAAATATGTTTTAAAAATTGAAGAAAAAAATAAAAATTGA
- a CDS encoding N-acetylneuraminate synthase family protein: MKIKNKDISNKIFIIAEIGNNHEGDTDIARRLIDEAVDAGVDAVKFQTFVPDEYVSADQVDRKAMLKKFQLSYAEFSELADYATQKGVIFMSTPFDEGSANALNKFVPAFKIASCDVTFYSLLETVAKTGKPIVMSTGAASEAEVLASCKYIESCWEKEGIKNPGLALLHCVSSYPTPEDEANLKAIQTLAETGYISGYSDHTLGIDAAVLSVGLGARIIEKHFTVDKNYSDFRDHQLSADPEELKLMVRKIRSAEALLGSGEIDVADCEFANRDLIRRSAAARGDIAAGEEITADILRWVRPGTGITPAQVENILGKKAAKDLKDGELITAEDLI; this comes from the coding sequence ATGAAAATAAAAAATAAGGATATATCTAATAAAATTTTCATTATCGCAGAAATCGGTAATAACCATGAAGGAGACACCGATATAGCGCGCCGATTGATTGACGAAGCAGTCGATGCCGGCGTGGACGCGGTAAAATTTCAAACTTTTGTGCCGGATGAATATGTATCTGCCGACCAGGTTGACCGTAAAGCCATGCTTAAAAAATTCCAGCTTTCATACGCTGAGTTTTCTGAACTGGCTGATTACGCTACCCAAAAAGGTGTGATATTTATGTCCACACCTTTTGACGAAGGTAGCGCTAACGCTCTGAATAAATTCGTACCGGCCTTCAAAATCGCCTCCTGCGATGTCACCTTTTACTCCCTGCTGGAGACTGTAGCCAAAACAGGCAAGCCCATAGTCATGTCTACAGGTGCGGCAAGCGAAGCTGAAGTTCTCGCCTCCTGCAAATATATTGAATCCTGCTGGGAAAAAGAAGGGATCAAGAACCCCGGTCTGGCCCTGCTGCATTGCGTGTCCAGCTATCCGACCCCGGAAGACGAAGCTAATCTCAAGGCAATTCAGACCCTTGCTGAAACAGGCTACATCAGCGGATACTCCGATCATACTCTGGGTATTGATGCCGCAGTGCTTAGCGTGGGACTGGGAGCAAGAATAATTGAAAAACATTTCACTGTAGATAAAAACTATTCCGATTTCCGTGACCACCAGCTCTCCGCCGACCCGGAAGAATTGAAACTGATGGTCCGGAAAATACGTTCCGCCGAAGCCCTGCTTGGCAGCGGGGAAATTGATGTTGCCGACTGCGAATTCGCCAACCGCGACCTGATCCGCAGATCCGCCGCCGCCCGCGGAGATATTGCCGCAGGCGAGGAAATCACTGCGGATATTCTGCGCTGGGTACGTCCCGGCACAGGCATAACCCCGGCTCAGGTGGAAAATATTCTCGGCAAAAAAGCTGCCAAAGATCTCAAAGACGGAGAACTGATCACGGCGGAGGACCTTATCTAA
- the asnB gene encoding asparagine synthase (glutamine-hydrolyzing) produces the protein MCGIAGYIGKERISETSINKCLELMDRRGPDGTGIYTHSYAQDRNVCLLHSRLSIIDLDERAAQPFKIGNEVITYNGELYNYKELAAELEKDGVAFRTESDTEVMLARLSRHGLEAIDSCEGMWAFAKYSEQSGELVLCRDRFGEKPLYIYEDARGLYFASEVKFLSALSGVKFTANAEHIQRFLVNGYKSIYKGNHGFYEGVEELKPAQLLKIDSKGTKETRPYWTPEFCPDESMSYEEAVATTREKLIESVKLRLRADVPLAFCMSGGVDSNSLISIAKKELDYDVHGFTIVSSDERYAEAELVKEVIKELGVKHTAIPLNTSGFLERMRKLVSYHDAPIYTISYYVHELLMDAIADNGYKVSISGTAADEIFSGYYDHYSLHMAEMHKQDGGLYETSLSDWNEHIKPIVRNPFLQDPQVFVKNPGERGHIYLNYEIFEEFLQQHFHEEFSEQRYCGDTMRSRMLNELCQEIVPVILHEDDMNAMYHSIENRSPFLDRNLVDFCNTIPTRHLIRDGYNKKVLRDAMKGIVPDSIIECRRKVGFNASILELLDVKDKAVREQLLDDSPIFEIVKRDKIEALLGETSMSNSFSKFLFSFLSCKMFLEECC, from the coding sequence ATGTGCGGAATAGCAGGCTATATCGGCAAAGAGCGGATCAGCGAGACCAGCATAAATAAATGTCTGGAACTCATGGACCGCCGCGGCCCGGACGGAACCGGGATCTACACCCATTCCTATGCGCAAGACCGCAATGTCTGCCTGCTGCATTCGCGCCTGTCCATCATCGACCTTGATGAACGGGCAGCCCAGCCTTTCAAGATCGGAAACGAAGTCATCACCTACAATGGCGAGCTGTATAATTATAAAGAGCTTGCCGCAGAGCTTGAAAAAGACGGTGTCGCTTTCCGCACGGAAAGCGACACCGAAGTAATGCTGGCCCGCCTTTCACGCCACGGCCTTGAAGCCATCGACAGTTGCGAAGGCATGTGGGCTTTTGCCAAATACAGCGAACAGAGCGGTGAACTGGTTCTCTGCCGGGACCGTTTTGGAGAAAAACCCCTGTACATCTACGAGGATGCCCGGGGTCTTTACTTTGCTTCCGAAGTAAAATTCCTCTCCGCCCTATCCGGCGTAAAATTCACAGCAAATGCTGAACATATTCAACGTTTTCTGGTCAACGGTTACAAGTCCATCTACAAAGGCAATCACGGTTTCTATGAAGGTGTTGAAGAACTGAAACCGGCCCAGTTGCTCAAAATCGATTCTAAGGGGACTAAAGAGACCAGACCATACTGGACCCCCGAATTTTGCCCAGACGAGTCCATGAGCTATGAAGAGGCCGTAGCAACCACCCGCGAAAAACTCATCGAATCAGTTAAACTGCGTTTGCGGGCCGATGTACCGCTTGCTTTCTGCATGTCCGGGGGGGTGGATTCCAACTCGCTCATTTCCATTGCTAAAAAAGAGCTGGATTATGACGTACACGGGTTCACCATTGTCAGCAGTGATGAACGCTACGCCGAAGCGGAGCTGGTCAAGGAAGTGATCAAGGAACTGGGCGTCAAACACACTGCCATCCCATTGAACACTTCCGGATTTCTGGAAAGGATGCGTAAGCTGGTCAGCTACCACGACGCCCCCATCTACACCATTTCCTACTACGTGCATGAACTGCTAATGGATGCCATTGCAGATAACGGCTACAAGGTCTCCATCAGCGGAACCGCCGCCGATGAAATTTTCTCCGGCTACTACGACCACTACAGCCTGCATATGGCCGAGATGCACAAACAGGACGGTGGGCTTTACGAAACATCTTTGAGCGACTGGAATGAGCACATCAAACCCATTGTGCGCAACCCCTTTCTTCAGGACCCGCAGGTTTTCGTAAAAAATCCCGGCGAACGGGGACATATTTACCTGAACTATGAAATTTTCGAAGAATTTCTACAGCAGCATTTCCATGAAGAGTTCAGCGAACAACGCTACTGCGGTGACACCATGCGCAGCCGTATGCTCAATGAACTCTGTCAGGAAATCGTTCCGGTTATCCTGCATGAGGATGACATGAACGCCATGTATCACTCAATCGAGAACCGCTCGCCGTTTCTGGACCGCAATCTGGTGGATTTCTGCAACACCATTCCCACCCGGCACCTCATCCGCGACGGCTACAACAAAAAAGTACTCCGCGATGCCATGAAAGGAATCGTCCCCGATTCCATCATCGAATGCCGGCGCAAAGTGGGATTTAATGCTTCCATCCTTGAACTGCTGGATGTAAAAGATAAGGCCGTACGCGAGCAGTTGCTTGATGACAGCCCCATATTTGAAATCGTAAAACGGGATAAGATTGAAGCTTTGTTGGGCGAAACTTCCATGTCCAACAGCTTCAGCAAATTTCTGTTTTCTTTTTTGAGTTGTAAGATGTTTTTGGAAGAGTGCTGTTAA